A genomic segment from Lasioglossum baleicum chromosome 5, iyLasBale1, whole genome shotgun sequence encodes:
- the Synj gene encoding synaptojanin, giving the protein MAMGKGFRVYEKLKPPSPHSLILEQRNRKETVLFEAQAVAVLSAEETESLKGKYTKLLDAYGCLGVLQLNAGENTLLYLVLVTGCFSVGKIGESEVFRITQTHFVPLHYTQGNEDRVSEVRKVLNSGTFYFSWSAGHQDSLDITLSAQRRCKATTTDNRFFWNRMLHIHLLRYGVDTSHWLLKAMCGSVEIRTVYVGHRQARAVLMSRLSCERAGTRFNVRGTNDDGHVANFVETEQVIYLDNEITSYVQTRGSVPMFWEQPGIQVGSHKVKISRGFEASGPAFDRHLNMIKQRYGQQVVVNLLGSSLIGNKEGEAMLSQLFQNHHGMSEHSDVPHILFDYHQECRGGNMKNLSKLKAKVEKYLESFSLFYAVNHTVMYEQTGTIRTNCLDCLDRTNCVQTFFALEILGKQLGLLKLLEKQQMVSRFEEVFRQMWINNGNEVSKIYAGTGAIQGSSKLMDGARSAARTIQNNLLDFSKQEAIDILLLGSTLNTELADRARLLLPSNMLHAPPSVLREMCKRYNEYVTPMNLRVSVSTYNVNGGKHFRSIVHKDISLSDWLLDAPRKSTSLVSVEYDNVPVDIFAIGFEEIVDLNASNIMAASTDNAKAWAEELQKVLSRDTEYVLITYQQLVGVCLYLFIRPVHAPYIRDVAVDCVKTGFGGATGNKGAAAIRCVLYSTSFCFVCAHFAAGQSQVNERNADYAEITRKITFPMGRTLNTHDYVFWCGDFNYRVDMDKDEMKEMIKRNEFDQILQFDQLKVQQAQGNVFKNFLEGPINFAPTYKYDLFSDDYDTSEKCRQPAWTDRVLWKRRKQVPDIDSPTDWNPGKLLHYGRVELKQSDHRPVIAIIDIDIHCVEPEKREKVFKEVIEDLGPPDGTIVVKAVEESDDMDSVFDENFMMALLQDFSHIGEVILVRFVGETIWVTFRDGQCALAAAKKGMTQVCGQTLKLSLKSPNWVQVIEKEIELCSNTTIAQFTPTSPVRSPIHRLEQLEITDRGSPSRGSPNGSVPPPRPAPPGRPSQPPKSPLQDRKQGPRAGVFSVLPNQFPTQLSRERSGSDQSERLSPESAIYEEILDGSPSYPIPNRPPPPLPRTDTAQEPSSRPPNSKPPPLPQRQAPPPPQHPPPSLPTSNNPPPIPARTSGGPPIPARNPH; this is encoded by the exons ATGGCGATGGGCAAAGGGTTTCGCGTCTACGAAAAGCTAAAGCCGCCTAGTCCTCATTCCCTCATACTGGAGCAACGAAATCGAAAAGAGACTGTTCTATTCGAGGCGCAAGCCGTAGCCGTTCTCT CCGCCGAAGAGACAGAATCCTTGAAAGGCaaatacacgaaattattagaCGCTTATGGATGCTTAGGTGTATTGCAATTAAACGCAGGAGAGAATACGCTGTTGTACCTTGTTCTCGTCACCGGATGCTTTTCGGTTGGTAAAATAGGCGAGTCCGAAGTGTTCAGAATTACGCAGACACATTTCGTGCCATTGCATTACACTCAAGGTAACGAGGATCGGGTATCCGAAGTTAGGAAGGTTCTGAACTCCGGTACATTCTACTTTTCTTGGTCCGCTGGCCACCAAGATTCTCTTGATATTACTCTTAGCGCGCAGAGGAGATGCAAGGCTACCACGACTGATAACAGATTCTTTTG GAATCGAATGTTACACATACATTTGTTGAGGTATGGAGTGGACACCAGTCATTGGCTGCTTAAAGCGATGTGTGGCAGTGTAGAGATTCGAACTGTATACGTCGGCCACAGGCAAGCTCGGGCTGTTCTAATGTCTAGATTAAGCTGCGAACGTGCAGGCACCAG ATTCAACGTCAGAGGCACCAACGACGACGGGCATGTGGCAAACTTTGTAGAAACAGAGCAAGTCATATATTTAGATAATGAAATCACTTCGTACGTTCAAACCAGAGGTTCTGTTCCCATGTTCTGGGAACAACCTGGCATTCAAGTTGGCTCTCATAAAGTCAAGATTTCTCGCGGTTTCGAGGCGTCTGGGCCGGCATTCGATAGGCATTTGAACATGATCAAACAGAGGTATGGCCAGCAGGTGGTCGTCAATCTCCTCGGATCTAGTCTGATCGGTAACAAAGAAGGAGAAGCGATGTTGAGTCAGCTATTCCAGAATCATCATGGCATGTCGGAGCACAGCGATGTGCCGCACATTTTATTCGATTATCATCAAGAATGCAGAGGCGGAAACATGAAGAACCTCTCGAAATTGAAAGCGAAAGTAGAGAAATATTTAGAATCTTTCTCGTTGTTCTATGCCGTGAACCATACCGTTATGTACGAACAGACCGGAACTATTCGAACGAATTGCCTCGACTGTTTAGATAGAACAAATTGTGTACAAACGTTTTTCGCGTTGGAAATACTGGGCAAGCAACTTGGTCTATTGAAGCTGCTGGAGAAGCAGCAGATGGTCTCCAGGTTCGAGGAAGTATTTAGACAAATGTGGATCAACAACGGTAACGAAGTGAGCAAGATATACGCTGGTACCGGGGCTATTCAAGGAAGCTCGAAATTAATGGACGGCGCAAGATCTGCGGCGAGAACGATACAGAACAATTTGTTGGATTTTAGCAAGCAAGAAGctatcgatatattattattgGGATCAACGTTGAACACAGAATTAGCTGATAGAGCACGGTTACTTCTGCCCTCGAATATGCTTCACGCACCACCAAGCGTTCTGAGAGAGATGTGTAAGAGATATAACGAGTATGTCACTCCGATGAATCTTAGAGTAAGCGTTAGTACTTACAACGTTAACGGTGGAAAGCACTTTCGAAGTATAGTACACAAAGATATCTCTCTTTCCGACTGGTTGCTAGACGCGCCCCGTAAATCGACAT CTCTAGTATCGGTCGAATACGACAATGTTCCTGTAGATATATTCGCAATAGGATTCGAAGAGATTGTTGACTTAAATGCTAGTAATATAATGGCTGCTAGTACTGACAATGCGAAAGCCTGGGCAGAGGAGCTACAGAAAGTACTTTCTCGAGACACCGAGTACGTGTTGATCACGTATCAGCAGCTGGTCGGCGTTTGCCTCTATTTATTCATACGGCCTGTGCACGCGCCCTACATAAGGGACGTCGCCGTCGATTGCGTGAAAACTGGATTCGGCGGCGCTACAGGCAATAAAGGAGCAGCGGCTATCAGATGTGTATTATATTCGACGTCTTTCTGCTTTGTTTGCGCGCACTTTGCTGCTGGACAGTCTCAAGTTAACGAGCGTAACGCAGACTACGCGGAGATCACAAGAAAAATCACGTTCCCCATGGGAAGAACATTAAATACTCACGACTACGTGTTTTGGTGCGGCGATTTTAATTACAGAGTCGACATGGACAAAGACGAGATGAAGGAGATGATCAAGCGAAACGAGTTCGATCAAATATTGCAGTTCGATCAATTGAAG GTGCAGCAAGCGCAGGGAAACGTTTTCAAGAATTTCTTAGAAGGTCCTATCAATTTCGCACCAACGTACAAGTATGATCTCTTCTCGGACGATTACGATACCAGCGAGAAGTGTCGACAGCCCGCGTGGACCGACAGAGTCCTATGGAAACGTAGGAAACAAGTACCTGACATTG ATTCGCCTACAGATTGGAATCCTGGAAAATTGCTCCATTACGGTAGAGTAGAATTGAAGCAAAGCGACCACCGACCAGTTATAGCAATCATCGATATAGACATCCATTGTGTGGAGCCCGAAAAACGGGAGAAAGTATTCAAAGAAGTGATAGAGGACTTGGGTCCACCCGATGGCACTATAGTCGTGAAAGCGGTGGAGGAGTCCGACGACATGGATAGCGTGTTCGACGAGAACTTTATGATGGCTTTGCTGCAGGATTTCTCGCATATCGGCGAGGTGATTCTGGTCAGATTCGTCGGGGAAACGATCTGGGTGACATTCAGGGACGGTCAGTGCGCGTTGGCTGCAGCCAAGAAAGGCATGACTCAAGTGTGCGGCCAGACTTTGAAGTTGTCTCTGAAGTCACCGAATTGGGTGCAAGTAATAGAGAAGGAGATAGAGCTGTGCAGCAACACTACCATCGCGCAGTTCACCCCGACTTCTCCGGTGAGGAGTCCTATACATAGATTGGAACAGTTGGAGATTACAGATCGAGGTTCGCCAAGCAGAGGCAGTCCGAACGGATCAGTTCCACCGCCTAGACCAGCTCCACCGGGTAGACCGTCTCAGCCACCGAAGAGCCCGTTGCAAGACCGGAAGCAGGGACCACGCGCTGGCGTGTTTAGCGTGCTACCTAATCAATTCCCGACACAACTGTCTAGGGAAAGATCAGGGTCTGATCAAAGCGAAAGGCTATCACCGGAATCAGCGATTTACGAAGAGATACTGGACGGATCTCCTAGTTATCCCATACCAAACCGTCCGCCACCGCCATTACCTCGTACAGACACTGCGCAAGAACCATCCAGTAGACCACCTAACTCAAAACCTCCTCCCCTGCCACAGAGACAAGCTCCTCCTCCACCTCAACATCCACCACCCAGTTTACCAACATCGAACAATCCACCGCCCATACCGGCGAGGACATCGGGAGGACCACCTATTCCAGCTAGAAACCCGCACTAA
- the Ari-2 gene encoding E3 ubiquitin-protein ligase ari-2 isoform X2, with the protein MSSKEYDSEMDYSDSDCGDPGYEDYYNVQPWGGEVDNDIDPDQNRRDPEYAIYDCLRVEEVERLLNEYVEMLSNSLHVTPSLAKVLLHAHNWALQDIIVKYSTNASSLLIKSKVKPIPPTDTVTGSKGQRGGLCSVCVTVYPAEKFSTLTCGHSFCKDCWCMHFEVQITQGISTGISCMAQECDVLAPEDFVLSLLTKPNMRERYQQFAFCDYVKSHPQLRFCPGPNCQIVMRSKEQRAKRVICTTCKTIFCFRCGMDYHAPTDCNTIKKWLTKCADDSETANYISAHTKDCPKCHICIEKNGGCNHMQCYNCKHDFCWMCLGDWKAHGTEYYECSRYKENPNIAHESVHAQAREALKKYLHYYERWENHSKSLKLEEQTLEGIKMRINKKVMNASGTWIDWQHLFEAASLLARCRYTLQYTYPYAYYMEPGPRKELFEYQQAQLEAEIENLSWKIEHAETTDRGDLENQMDIAEKRRVTLLKDFLEVV; encoded by the exons ATGTCAAGTAAAGAGTATGACAGTGAAATGGATTATTCCGACTCCGACTGCGGAGATCCAGGCTACGAAGACTATTACAATGTTCAACCGTGGGGTGGTGAGGTCGACAATGACATAGATCCCGATCAAAACCGAAGGGATCCGGAATATGCTATATACGATTGTTTGCGAGTCGAAGAAGTGGAAAGACTGTTAAACGAATACGTTGAAATGTTAAGTAATAGTCTTCACGTAACACCGTCGTTAGCCAAAGTTTTATTACACGCGCACAATTGGGCATTACAAGATATCATCGTAAAATATAGTACCAATGCTTCCAgtttattaattaaatcaaaAGTAAAGCCAATTCCTCCGACGGACACGGTGACAGGATCGAAAGGTCAAAGGGGTGGATTGTGTTCGGTTTGTGTTACAGTTTACCCTGCCGAGAAGTTTTCTACATTAACATGTGGACATTCGTTTTGTAAAGACTGTTGGTGTATGCATTTCGAAGTACAAATAACTCAAGGTATCTCTACAG GAATAAGCTGCATGGCCCAAGAATGCGATGTTCTAGCCCCAGAAGACTTTGTTTTGTCTTTACTGACAAAACCTAACATGAGAGAAAGGTATCAACAATTTGCTTTTTGCGACTATGTGAAATCTCATCCGCAATTGAGATTCTGTCCTGGACCCAACTGTCAAATAGTTATGCGGTCGAAGGAACAACGGGCGAAAAGAGTTATATGTACAACGTGTAAAACTATATTTTG CTTCCGATGCGGTATGGATTACCATGCACCTACCGACTGCAACACGATTAAGAAATGGTTGACGAAGTGTGCAGATGACTCTGAGACGGCTAACTATATTAGTGCCCACACCAAAGAT TGTCCGAAATGTCATATTTGCATAGAGAAGAACGGTGGCTGTAATCACATGCAATGCTACAACTGTAAACATGACTTTTGTTGGATGTGCCTTGGAGATTGGAAAGCGCATGGGACTGAGTACTATGAATGTTCTCGCTACAAAGAGAATCCTAATATTGCCCATGAGAGTGTTCATGCGCAGGCTCGAGAAGCTTTGAAAAAGTATCTTCATTATTACGAGAGG TGGGAGAACCACAGTAAATCGTTGAAGTTGGAAGAACAGACTTTGGAGGGAATAAAAATGCGAATAAATAAAAAGGTGATGAATGCGAGCGGAACTTGGATCGACTGGCAGCATTTGTTCGAAGCTGCGTCACTTTTGGCACGTTGCCGTTACACTTTGCAGTATACTTATCCCTATGCTTACTATATGGAACCGGGGCCGCGTAAAGAATTG TTCGAGTATCAGCAAGCCCAGTTAGAAGCTGAAATAGAAAATCTGTCTTGGAAGATAGAGCACGCGGAAACGACAGATCGCGGGGATCTAGAGAATCAAATGGACATTGCCGAGAAACGTCGTGTGACGTTGTTAAAGGACTTCCTCGAGGT cgTTTGA
- the Ari-2 gene encoding E3 ubiquitin-protein ligase ari-2 isoform X1 produces the protein MSSKEYDSEMDYSDSDCGDPGYEDYYNVQPWGGEVDNDIDPDQNRRDPEYAIYDCLRVEEVERLLNEYVEMLSNSLHVTPSLAKVLLHAHNWALQDIIVKYSTNASSLLIKSKVKPIPPTDTVTGSKGQRGGLCSVCVTVYPAEKFSTLTCGHSFCKDCWCMHFEVQITQGISTGISCMAQECDVLAPEDFVLSLLTKPNMRERYQQFAFCDYVKSHPQLRFCPGPNCQIVMRSKEQRAKRVICTTCKTIFCFRCGMDYHAPTDCNTIKKWLTKCADDSETANYISAHTKDCPKCHICIEKNGGCNHMQCYNCKHDFCWMCLGDWKAHGTEYYECSRYKENPNIAHESVHAQAREALKKYLHYYERWENHSKSLKLEEQTLEGIKMRINKKVMNASGTWIDWQHLFEAASLLARCRYTLQYTYPYAYYMEPGPRKELFEYQQAQLEAEIENLSWKIEHAETTDRGDLENQMDIAEKRRVTLLKDFLEVMY, from the exons ATGTCAAGTAAAGAGTATGACAGTGAAATGGATTATTCCGACTCCGACTGCGGAGATCCAGGCTACGAAGACTATTACAATGTTCAACCGTGGGGTGGTGAGGTCGACAATGACATAGATCCCGATCAAAACCGAAGGGATCCGGAATATGCTATATACGATTGTTTGCGAGTCGAAGAAGTGGAAAGACTGTTAAACGAATACGTTGAAATGTTAAGTAATAGTCTTCACGTAACACCGTCGTTAGCCAAAGTTTTATTACACGCGCACAATTGGGCATTACAAGATATCATCGTAAAATATAGTACCAATGCTTCCAgtttattaattaaatcaaaAGTAAAGCCAATTCCTCCGACGGACACGGTGACAGGATCGAAAGGTCAAAGGGGTGGATTGTGTTCGGTTTGTGTTACAGTTTACCCTGCCGAGAAGTTTTCTACATTAACATGTGGACATTCGTTTTGTAAAGACTGTTGGTGTATGCATTTCGAAGTACAAATAACTCAAGGTATCTCTACAG GAATAAGCTGCATGGCCCAAGAATGCGATGTTCTAGCCCCAGAAGACTTTGTTTTGTCTTTACTGACAAAACCTAACATGAGAGAAAGGTATCAACAATTTGCTTTTTGCGACTATGTGAAATCTCATCCGCAATTGAGATTCTGTCCTGGACCCAACTGTCAAATAGTTATGCGGTCGAAGGAACAACGGGCGAAAAGAGTTATATGTACAACGTGTAAAACTATATTTTG CTTCCGATGCGGTATGGATTACCATGCACCTACCGACTGCAACACGATTAAGAAATGGTTGACGAAGTGTGCAGATGACTCTGAGACGGCTAACTATATTAGTGCCCACACCAAAGAT TGTCCGAAATGTCATATTTGCATAGAGAAGAACGGTGGCTGTAATCACATGCAATGCTACAACTGTAAACATGACTTTTGTTGGATGTGCCTTGGAGATTGGAAAGCGCATGGGACTGAGTACTATGAATGTTCTCGCTACAAAGAGAATCCTAATATTGCCCATGAGAGTGTTCATGCGCAGGCTCGAGAAGCTTTGAAAAAGTATCTTCATTATTACGAGAGG TGGGAGAACCACAGTAAATCGTTGAAGTTGGAAGAACAGACTTTGGAGGGAATAAAAATGCGAATAAATAAAAAGGTGATGAATGCGAGCGGAACTTGGATCGACTGGCAGCATTTGTTCGAAGCTGCGTCACTTTTGGCACGTTGCCGTTACACTTTGCAGTATACTTATCCCTATGCTTACTATATGGAACCGGGGCCGCGTAAAGAATTG TTCGAGTATCAGCAAGCCCAGTTAGAAGCTGAAATAGAAAATCTGTCTTGGAAGATAGAGCACGCGGAAACGACAGATCGCGGGGATCTAGAGAATCAAATGGACATTGCCGAGAAACGTCGTGTGACGTTGTTAAAGGACTTCCTCGAGGT CATGTACTAG